The Crassostrea angulata isolate pt1a10 chromosome 1, ASM2561291v2, whole genome shotgun sequence nucleotide sequence GGAACAACAAATTATGAAAAGCTTATTTACAAATTACGAGTAATTAAACCATAGGAATCAGAGAAGAAACATCACATTATGAATTCTGTTCTATTTTCATGGAAATTGACAATGTGTTTCTTTCACAAGTTTATCATAAATCTTTAcgttttgtcaaattttaacgCTATGCTCAAAAGAAATTCTTTACAATTTCACCAAAAATAAGTTttgcaatttgttttcataataaagAAGCATTGTCCTATTTGAACCTTATTTAAGTTTGTTTAGTTCATACAGGTTTGACAATTTCCAATCTCTCTGCGAGCAAAATGTTTGTTATAAATGTCTGTGTACATCCTTTTTAAGGATGATCAGACTAAACGCTATACAATGGCATAcgttttattttgattgttaatttttcttttttgggcTGTTTTGGGCtctatttgttttaatataaaatagtGTTCTATTCTGCTTTGTTCTATACAATAGGTCAAGGCGTTGAATTGTATGTGTTTGAGCAATAATGCTTCCCACTCTGCTTTACGTCCCCGAACAAAGGTTGTCAAAGTACATAAAAGTCCTACATTATGTTGGAGCTAATAACGCTAACTACATGTACCCGTGAAAAGAAAATGTCTTGTAAACATAAAAGTAACAAAAGTCAAGTTGAAAAAACAACAGCATTGAAATGTCATCGTTAACAAAAAAGCTGTATGGGGCAACTGCTGACAGAATGGGACTTTGTATAAGTTGCAGTTAACACAGAAAATCTAGACGTCTTAGTCAGTATGTTGTTTTTCACTATTATCAGCTTCCTTTGTTCAGTTGTTTGAGtccaattaaatatataaacgaTATCTCGAACAGTCCACTCAAAAACTCACTGAAAACACAATCCTCACATAGAAGTAAATCCATTTGCCTGATCTAggtaaattattttgtaataaaagataatttcatgcggacaaaataataatttcagtATATGCAAAACATCGCATCAAtagtttcaatattttatttgattcataGTTCTGCACAATTTGTGGGATAATCTTATCCTTTCGTTGATAGTGTTTGAATAATTACGTTTTGGACgaatttttaaattgcaataCAATTGGTAAATCAAGAATTGGCTTTCACAGCGCCATATATGTGTATGGAAACATCATAATTCTGGAATTTGTGATCTAGATTATATACAAGGAAAGTATCTGCATTTATTCTCgagtatgaaatatttttatactattttaTAATACTTCTTTTATATGATTTCTGATTTTTCCATACTGCATTTTTAATCAGGCAGATTTTGATTCTCGTCCTGATGCATCTGGAAATGTCGGCTAACTTTAACCAACAAATAAACATTGTGAGGATCTTTGTAGGAATGACTAATATTAGACCTTCAAATATCTAAGACAGTGAAGTTACTGTAACATTTTCAACAGAAGTCATGGAGATGTTCAATTTTGGCAGAAACCATCCAAACGAACGTTTAAGTGCTCTCGACATTACACAATATTCTGGTGGATTCACTCATACATTTTTAGCAATCATTCACAGACAAAAACACAGATCGTGATTATCAACTTCAATTTCCAGAATCAAATTTATCATAACATACAAGTTTTTATTACATGACCTTTTGAAGAATTTGCAATATCAGCCGACCATTTCTGCACAAACTGGTCTTTAAGCCTTTGCTTGACAGCATTTGTAATCCAATTAACATTTACAGTACATTAGTGAATAAGCAATTatagtgaaaaagaattttgcgACTCATTACCTACAATGAATGCGCagtaaataatttgaaaaataacaaatcccCGGGTTTAGACGGTATACCAgctgaattttataaatgcttttgGAAAACAATTGGACCACTCTTTTATGAAGTTTTACTGTGTATTTTCGATAAACAGGAACTACCCTTATCACAGCAGCTAGCTCTTATCACTCTTTTATTTAAGAAAGGGGACAAAAATAGCCTTAAAAATTACAGACCACTAAGTTTAACAAATACCGACTATAAAATTCTAGCTTTTGTCCTTgccaaaaaattacaaacagtTATTGATAAACTGATTAGCAAGGAACAATCAGCGTATATAAAAGGCTGCTTTATAGGCATAAATGCAAGATTAATTTTAGACATCTATGAATACTGCATGGAAAACAATAATGAGGGTTTATTgcttttttgattttgaaaaagcattcGATTCAGTCGAGTGGAATTTCCTTTTTCgagttttaaaacaattttattgtggtgaaaattttatttcatgggtcaaatttttttacacaaatcCAATTTTTAGAGTTAAGATCAATGGATGGATTTCTAAAACTTGCAAAATAAAAAGAGGTACAAGACAAGAGTGTCCTATCTCAGCACTTCTATATCTGTTTGTTGCGGAAATATTGGCTTATAAATGAACACAATTCagaaattcaatgaataaatatatcaaacatgGTAGACGATTTAAAAACTATTCAACATGCGGATGATGTCACTTTagccttgaaaaatatttcttctttaaatGTTGCAATACAGACTGTAGAAGAATTCTGTAAACACGTTGGatcaaaagtaattataaaaaaaaacgcaATGTATACTACTTGGTAGTTTAAAAgacaaatataataaatattaaatataagcGGCATTGATGTAACCAATGATGCTGTTAGATGTTTAGGTATTTACATTGaacataataaaaatcaatgctATGAACGTAATTGGTAACACTCTTTTCAAAATATGGAAAAACTGTTCGAgtcctggaaaaaaagaaaattaactatATTTGGAAAAGCATGCATTGTTAATTCACTATCTATATCCAAAATAATTTATGTGGGTTCTATTTTACCTATGCCTGACCCTGAGTATATTAAACAACTGAAAAAGAGCTTATTCAATTTCAATTGGAATAAAAGAGATAGAAAAAAAGAGATACTGTGATTGGAAGGCAAGAAGATGGCGGTATAGAAGTTGTTGATATTGAATCGAAGTTGAAGGCCTTGAAAGCTGCATGGTGTAGAATATTGATTGACAAAACATGCATAATTAACAAAATAGTTGATAGTTATCTAAGAATTTTAAATGTAGATATAAGTTATGTACTAAACGTATCGGAGACTAATaacttaaattttgaaataatttttaaactccCTATTTTTTATAGAGAAGTATTTTGTAGTTTCAATGATTGTAAAAAATCCATTGACCTTAATAAATTATCTGATAAAAATTTTGCTAAACAGCCAATTtgaaacaataatttatttcaatttgatgaTAAAACAATCTGTCATAAAAGTTGGATTCAAAGCGGCATATTGTATGTAAAGGACCTTTTAAAAGCTGATGGCCAATTCAAAACGCTTTAAGAATTGTCATCTACTCTAAAACAAAAAGCTAACTGGATGTGTGAATATAGAATAGTTAgaaatgtaatatataaaaaatcactaaaatttgatatgaaatgttgtcaatatatacaaaaagtatccaattgtgattttctttttattaatggtttacattgtattcaagacataaaatgtaaatttttctatgaaaattttgttaaaaaatttcaagcctccCTGTCAACAGGCATTGTTTAAAAGACTGTTTTCAGTGGGAAAAGAATATTGGAATGACATATACAAAAACATAGTAAAAGATATATATGACAAACGAATATGTAAATTTAACTACAAAATGCTGAACAATACAGTGTGCTGTAACAGCTTTCTTTTTAAATGCAAGTATAGGTCTTCTGCTTCTTGTAATATATATGTGTAGCGAAATTGAAgatgtaaaacatttaatttttgagTGTGAacagggacttggacacgatttgacttaaaattttcaaattttatttttccattttcaatgtttataatgataaatctaTAAGTTTATAatactatgtcaaaatttgaaactcaaatatcaagttataagcaagatacagagtttataattctttgttttgtaaacaaaactcgaatattgtcatattttacatatttgttgtattggtgtaaattttcatcaaatgtaactttcttttgttgataatagtatttaagaagatattgaataagtttaaattgttttttacatgtcattttgtctaacaaatggtaattctctacattacattttacgtaaacaactataagactcgagctttgtttacataactatcaactcttacctctgtatctcgcttgtaacttgactttaacatttaatattttggtcaatcatttaaaatgcaccaataaaccattttatacataaaaaataaaaataaaatttttgatctcaaatcgtgtccaagtccctttaagatgATATGGTCAACTACTTTAAGCTTAGTTATAGGATTTGATATACAGTGGAAACATGTTATTTTGGGGTTTTATTTTGAGAGAAATACAAAAATACGCTATTTTAATACTATTGTGTCATTCATAGCATACaggatatttgaatataaaatgtgttgtagatctcaaaagaaaacaatatcagATACAATATCGATGTActtgtaaatatgtcaaaaatacaaatgtttagaattaatattgtgaaatttgcaGATATGCTGTAATTGTTataataaatgtgatataacTCTATTACTAACTATCTTTGCCCGAGATAGTTGGATTTTGTTAATGGGTTGATTTGTaatgtgaaataaattaaaaaaaaagataaaaaaaaacaaacaaacaaaaaaaacatttacagtacattgttcattccaaatgtttgaaaaaccaCACTTATCAAAAATAGAATGTATACAATCAATCCATGGGTTTTTAGAAAAGTCATTACAACATTGACTCAATAAGTATTTGTACAGTAtatgtacaattttattttctggcCCGGTGAACAATTTTCCCCCGTATGAAACCATTCTAGTATATATATTGACAGATAACGGAAACCTTCCGGTTTCTCCATAAACCATGCATGATGGGGtacatcttttaaaattcagtatatgtttcaaaaatttcaaatgaatacgTTCTATAATTTCTATGTTTTCAAAGCCCCATACTTCACATCCATATAATAATACCGGCATTACTACTTTATCGAAAAAGTCTTACTGACAATCGACAGGTAAATTAAATAGCCTTATTTTCCTGATGACCCCATACATAGCCTTCTGTGCCTGTTCACATAGAtgtgtttttgcttttgctGAAAGACCCTGAACGTGAAAAAGCAGTTCCAAGGTATTTAAACTCTTTCAcgttttcaattatttcatttctaaagTAAAATTCCCTTTTTATCATTTGACCTTTGGAAAATACTAATATTTTTGTCTTATTTTTATTAACCGTTAACTTCCATTGCTCACAGTATAAATGAAACTCGTTCAGAGTATTTTGTAAATCATCAGTCGTTTAAGCAAGAATTACAATGTCGTCAgcataaaaaagaatacatagtTTAAGATACATAAACAGTTCATCCTCTATAGGTTTGGTAACACTCTGTAACCcaactatatttttatcaatcaagAAATTTTCTAAGTCATAATatataacgaaaataaaaacGGGGACAAATTTTCACCTTGGCGTACTCCAACATTACAACTGAAAAATTCGGAAGATAAGCCAGTCATACTGATTTTTGacttccatgttacatgtttttgatataattaaaacatttcccATTTATTCCAGTTTTGATTAACTTGCTCTAAAGACCATTTCTCCAGACAGTGTCAAATGcctgtttaaaatcaacaaaagcacaaaaaagttttttcttcattgacaTAAGAGTATGGGATAAAAGCTGTAGTGTTATTATATGGTCTAaagttgaataatttttttttaaaacctgcCTGGCTTTCGCTGATAACGTCAATCTCTGATGCATATATCTCTAATATATTGCTTAATATACAAGTAAAAAGTTTTCCTAGGCAACTTAATAATGTTATCGGTCTATAGTTCTCAGGACGTGTTGAATTTTAAGAGAGGTCATGCCATAATTTTTGCCTAATACAGAGTTACAAATATATACGGTATGTCGTTATTTAGAATAtggtaaatttattaaaaatgtaaaaaaaataaataatataatcatcaatatattcattattgatatgatatatttgaaatatgtaagtaCAGTAACCAAACGGCATCCATGCATTATGAAAAGgacgtcgtattcagagggcttatttgaataataataaaaatatttttgttgatatttttattaattataacgTTTCAGACTTTATTTATTGATTCCAAATTATAAAACCGCAAAAATTAATTTCCAGAGAAACACGACATGTTTCTGcatatggtgacggagtttgggtacttgGGGATTAATTGAGAACAAAAAGTCACCAAAACAAATTTTCCACTTGTAATTGTTAACTGTCACAATGGACGAGTATTTCTGGTgtagatttatttttctttcgaCCTTTTTTCAGTCGAAATCCGATGTTTCCAGCATACCAAATTTTCACTTCTCCCAATGACTGTAGTAGATCCATTCCGCGGGTTTCCGGCAGATACAACGCTATAATGATGACAATAAAACACATGCTTACAAATATGGTCCCCGGTGCCCATGGTACATGGCTGGCCTAAAAGAAAAGGTAGAAGCGAAACACTATTTACCCTTCTAATCTTAATTCAGTGCattttcatgaattaaaaaaaatatatttttccaaaaaaaaaaaaaaaatataccaaaatTCCAACGAATGGAGATATCATAGCGCCAATTCTTGAAAAAGTTGAACAAATCCCGATTCCAACATTTCTTCAAAAGAAATATCGTGTTAGATTCTTCATATAGTTGCTTTCAAAATGTCAAATGTCTCGtattaaactaaataatatcTATCTAGAGTACCTTAGATTAGTAGGATACAATTCAGGTGTGAATAGAAAGAGTGTACTGAATGACCCTGTGACGGACATTTTCCCTGCAAATGTTGCTATTACAGAGAGCAAAATCAGCGTTTCATCTCCATCTGTTAAAGAAACGAACACTTTAGAACAACGtataaacaaactattttgaCTTTTGTTGTATAATAAATCAATAGAAGTTATCAGGGAAAAGTACTGAGAAACCCTGTAACAGACCTTTTCCATGCAAATTTTTACAAATGCCATAACCATCGTTTTATATAAAAAGGGAAATTCAAATGACCTATATATTTTAACTCAAAAAAATTATAGTTCACCTGAAAAGTAATTAAGTAGTGTAGCTAGAGCCAATGACGTTCCAGTGATACAGTGAAAAAACATCAGAGCGGTACGCCGTCCAAACCTCATATGTGTAATAGATAAAAGATGAtatttattattacatgtacatccaatTATGGGAAATGTATACTTTTTCTATCCATTTTTCTGTAAATATTCAACATgtgttgtaaaataaaaaacaatcttTGGTGTAAAgacataaaaacaatatttagtaAAAATGACAGGATGTGTgtggatgagagagagagagagagagagagagagagagagagagagagagagagagagagagagagagaatattagCATAAATACCTGTAAAGCATAAAGACTTCTAAGATAAACGAGATGTACTCCACGCACGCCGATaagaaaaagttgaaaaagtgATTGCCGGCTAATGATGTCGCGGTCAAGAGCAAACCAAAGTAGGTCAAGGTATTAGTTATCCTACAagtaaaacaagaaaaaatttaaacaaactggCAACTGTTGTAGATATCCTAAAACAGAACAGTATTTAAATCAATAGGGCCAATTAATCTTGTGTTTTGaagatgaattttaaaatgttaaattgtaaaCAGACGACAACGGGCAATAGGGTACCCGCTTATATTGCAATGATTGTCAACCCACCCCCATtcactgaataaaaaaatattctttactCCATGCTCCATTGgtattaaattttacagttAAGGAACAGAATATTATGGACTTAATACCATTGCATTCTGTACATATCCAACGACTGTGAAAGTAGAAGAaattaagcgggtgcaaaaatgccaccttagcactggcataattatccggcacagtgttatgcattttgttttctcaaatatatataaagtagagaagaagaatttCCAAGATTTAACCCATATTAACTGTACGGTCATATTGGCCCCGCCCTTTgacctgaacccctgacccaaggggggggggggcggggctATGAATAACACAGTTTTTATAGAGGGCTTCAAGGAAATTTTAACAATGCATTttgttcttttcaaaaatgtgtgATAGTACAGAAGATTTTagaaaatttggattttttttagctTATGTGGATCCGCCCATGATGTCCCGTGGGTGGTTTGGTCaaaatttcataattcataatcCTCTTATCTTACAGATGCTTCTAACAAAAATTGATGAcgacattcaaaatgtaatattgttcacaacgacggacgaagagcaattgcaataggtcacctaaGTGTTTGATGAGATATAAAAATCTTGAGTAAAtgttaaacttattaaaaatgttGTCAATTCAAAATAGTTtcgatattacatgtattaggttaacatgtacatacaatctccctttaaattccttttttacatCATGTACCCAAGAGAaaatttttcaagatatttctTTTGCTTTcgttaaggacgttgtttactcagggtctgagttctcaaattcggattgttttaaagttaaatgtcatgagtaaaatttgttctaaatcCTAAAAGTATTtctgaaataaattattattgacaaaccatttgatattttactaCATTATGAAATTAGGCTGAAACAAAGTTGGACTTTTAGCAaagcagaggaaattcggactaaaattttcagattttgtttttcactgaaatatttttggtagtactgcaatattcaaagttaagattttatatgttattcaacataattttgcatatttctgCTGGTTTTATCGcactttttcgtttagatattcgaatggcacacactacaaaaatattgaaaaatgcttaaaaatgataaaagacaatATATCTCAagattttgatcattgaccttatataacttttatgcctgcagagtaaggtcaatatatctagtttaatgctataaatgttttgttattatcatcattcaattttttgtaaaattgaatcaaaaaaggtAGGAATTTGTAAACTGATTTTCGGACAGGagtattcataaaaaatgtgaatgaaaacttaatgttttgtgtctgtttagtgtcactgccattcataaactgtatttcatttttaaaagaatttagcaatttgtattattttcacaattaagaaaatttcaatcatagtgtaaaatttttaaggacttttcttaaattttcaaaaattattcaatggccattatctcaaaaagtaggtcattgacctacttttttgaaagtgaaaaatagcactgccatgataggtctttaacacacaatagatggtttttcattatcatcagtggaatttattttcattctgagtaaacgtatatCTTAATGTCAAATTCTAATTCAATAAAACATTGGTTTTTCCTGTGATTTTCAGACAAAGTTTCATATGATTATGGAAAACATGACTTATGAGGTGTATTTGTTTACCATTATGtgtgaatttcaaaatatatgcgcTATGACAACGCCCTTTGAAAAGTTACGCACTGTggaaaaaagttttcaaagtgcgttaaatttgggaccaaattaaccattaaaaaaattatttcaaagtgCATTAAATTGGAGAACACGTCATAGCACTTTAGGAAAAGAATTTAAAGTGCTTAAAAAGgtacatcaatattttttattatcgaGACCCTtgacactttgaaaaaaaatgtataaatcacatttaaaaaaaatattattagtaTATACTAGTATGATGATTTGTAAGCGGCAACTAAAATGATCTACCGTCTTGGGGTCCCCTACCCTTCATCTTTCCCCACAAACATGATTTTAGCAAACTGAGGTAAAcgtaaaaagtgaaaaaggaATAAACTTTGCTGTACTTACATTAAGTACATTGATATTGAATAAAACGAGCCGGTGTACTGAACAACAGTTTCAAAGTGAAATAgtaatttaaaaatctatatggTTCTAAACATTATCCTCCTTCTGaagttaaaaaaacaatacctttatttaaaaaacaagagaGCTGCATTGTCtaaacattgaaatataatCATTAGGGTGTTTTTGACATTGCTattcttaaaaattatattttgttcagTATACCTAGCTATATATTGTCTCGTCAGGTTTTTTCATAAGCACATGAAATTTAAGCtattttaaatatatggtatacatTAATATCCATAATATAAATCGTTTTCGTTTCTGACAAACatatgctttgtaccaaataaTAGATACTTTAAAGGAGTTAATATGTTGTTTACATCTTCACAGGGTAAATCTAAAATATAAGAAAGTAAGAAACGATAGCTGCTAAGAGATTCAGTTTATATCCTGTTTAGATAATACAAATCTCACGAGTTGttcttaaaatgtaaattgttgaACTAGGTGAGCTTATGAGAAATGTTTTTTGATCAAGACACTGTGTATCAAGGAAGCTGATAATACCTTGGGTTTTTTGGTTGTTATTACATCCCATTGAGCTGATAAAACaagattaaaataattgtttattgcattaaaaagaatttcaaaaattcGACCAAACCGTGCACAATTTGGTTTTCAAAGTGTGttgatatcgacgatatcaatgCATTCtgaaatagatttatttttaagggcgttgacttggtcccaaaattaacgcactttgaacaaAAAAAGTGTGTAATATTTCTAAATGGGCTGTTCCAATGCGCAATACTTGCCATACAAAACCCATCAAAAGGGTTATCCATAGAAGAGATCTGTTTTGTAGTATAGTTAATATGGAGTATTTCTCGACACTAATCGCAGTTTTATTATTTCGCAATTGCAATTCCGCATTTAAAGGTTTTTCCATGTTGGAAACATTCATTTTCTGGTTCACGTTTGCGAACAATTCGCCATAATCCAATTTGTTCCACTTAGATACTTTTCTTAAgattcttttaatttctttagtTTTTCCGTTTGCAATCAGCCATTTCAATGATTCATCCTGAACCctgaaattcaaatatttgaattgtCTATCAATACATTCGATAACATTAACTACGATATTTATTATAGTGTGTTCAATATCAACACAATTCAACTTTAGCTGAGTTTTAAACAAGTCTTAATTGAAATTAGAATGATACTTACCAATATTGAATCAAACTAAGTAATGAAAAACAGCTCAAAGTTATCTGCAGGTATCTCCACGGATAACTTCGTAGCAGGTACGCAATGGCAGACATTAATACCAAGCCAGTCGTAAACATGAATGATCCGGTAAGTTTACTCAAATAACGGGTCTTTTCTGGAAAGAGTTCTACTGTAAAAACCGCAGCGGACATAACCATTCCCTGGAAATTGCAAACAATAACAGTAATACGATCGAacaccaaaaattttgttttcataaaaactaaGATTGAGTAAGACATGCTGGACTCAACGtcttataaaaaatgttttgtctgtctgtcggaCTGTCCggtgttttctttttgtaaGCACAACTCCTCGTGATCGTAAACCGCTGTATGGAATATTGTGAAACTTTGAAGGAATTCAGAAGTCAGAAAACAATATGTAGATGTGCATATAACCAGGAAATTCCGATTCCACTATTTCTTCTGGGGGCTGGGAGGGTTAGCCGTTTTTAATTTAGAACTTAGTTGTAGTTAAATAGGGCCTGTTAAAGACGAAGGAATAAAtgtgcattatatatat carries:
- the LOC128167636 gene encoding organic cation transporter protein-like is translated as MDYVGIGKKKTELDKDYIFGRWGPYQTLQAAFVFFHTWETGFQLLVGVFIAYRPGFQCATPYFDNISLSNDSSYVLYGKCQIKVFHNDTDGPKLDSVRECTSDYKYTLDKEKTIVTEFDLVCDNSNLAEFLQTLVMAGQLVGAVCASSLSDRVGRKTVHLCSNLLTLIFGISVAFAPNYTTLAILKFILGVLQQGMVMSAAVFTVELFPEKTRYLSKLTGSFMFTTGLVLMSAIAYLLRSYPWRYLQITLSCFSLLSLIQYWVQDESLKWLIANGKTKEIKRILRKVSKWNKLDYGELFANVNQKMNVSNMEKPLNAELQLRNNKTAISVEKYSILTILQNRSLLWITLLMGFVWITNTLTYFGLLLTATSLAGNHFFNFFLSACVEYISFILEVFMLYRFGRRTALMFFHCITGTSLALATLLNYFSDGDETLILLSVIATFAGKMSVTGSFSTLFLFTPELYPTNLRNVGIGICSTFSRIGAMISPFVGILASHVPWAPGTIFVSMCFIVIIIALYLPETRGMDLLQSLGEVKIWYAGNIGFRLKKGRKKNKSTPEILVHCDS